One window from the genome of Microcebus murinus isolate Inina chromosome X, M.murinus_Inina_mat1.0, whole genome shotgun sequence encodes:
- the BTK gene encoding tyrosine-protein kinase BTK has protein sequence MAAVILESIFLKRSQQKKKTSPLNFKKRLFLLTVHKLSYYEYDFERGRRGSKKGSIDVEKITCVETVVPEKNPPPERQIPRRGEESSEMEQISIIERFPYPFQVVYDEGPLYVFSPTEELRKRWIHQLKNVIRYNSDLVQKYHPCFWIDGQYLCCSQTAKNAMGCQILENRNGSLKPGSSHRKTKKPLPPTPEEDQILKKPLPPEPGAAPVPTSELKKVVALYDYMPMNANDLQLRKGDEYFILEESNLPWWRARDKNGQEGYIPSNYVTEAEDSIEMYEWYSKHMTRSQAEQLLKQEGKEGGFIVRDSSKAGKYTVSVFAKSTGDTQGVIRHYVVCSTPQSQYYLAEKHLFSTIPELINYHQHNSAGLISRLKYPVSQQNKNAPSTAGLGYGSWEIDPKDLTFLKELGTGQFGVVKYGKWRGQYDVAIKMIKEGSMSEDEFIEEAKVMMNLSHEKLVQLYGVCTKQRPIFIITEYMANGCLLNYLREMRHRFQTQQLLEMCKDVCEAMEYLESKQFLHRDLAARNCLVNDQGVVKVSDFGLSRYVLDDEYTSSVGSKFPVRWSPPEVLMYSKFSSKSDIWAFGVLMWEIYSLGKMPYERFTNSETAEHIAQGLRLYRPHLASERVYTIMYSCWHEKADERPTFKILLSNILDVMDEES, from the exons ATGGCTGCGGTGATACTGGAGAGCATCTTCCTGAAACGATCccagcagaaaaagaaaacatcaccTCTAAACTTCAAGAAGCGCCTTTTTCTCTTGACCGTGCACAAGCTTTCCTACTATGAGTATGACTTTGAACGTGGG AGAAGAGGCAGTAAGAAGGGCTCAATAGATGTTGAGAAGATCACCTGCGTTGAAACAGTGGTTCCTGAAAAAAATCCTCCCCCTGAAAGACAGATTCCG AGAAGGGGTGAAGAATCCAGTGAAATGGAGCAGATTTCAATCATCGAAAGATTCCCTTATCCCTTCCAG GTTGTATATGATGAAGGGCCTCTGTATGTCTTCTCTCCAACTGAAGAACTGAGGAAGCGTTGGATTCACCAGCTCAAAAATG TGATCCGGTATAACAGTGATCTGGTACAGAAATATCACCCTTGCTTCTGGATCGATGGGCAGTATCTCTGCTGCTCTCAGACAGCCAAAAATGCTATGGGCTGCCAAATTTTGGAGAACAGGAATGGAA GCTTAAAACCTGGGAGTTCTCACCGGAAGACAAAAAAGCCTCTTCCTCCCACACCTGAGGAAGACCAG ATCTTGAAAAAGCCACTGCCCCCTGAGCCAGGGGCAGCACCAGTGCCCACAAGCGAGCTGAAAAAGGTTGTAGCCCTTTACGATTACATGCCAATGAACGCAAATGACCTACAGCTGCGGAAGGGTGATGAATATTTTATCCTGGAGGAAAGCAACTTACCATGGTGGCGAGCCCGAGATAAAAATGG GCAGGAAGGCTATATCCCTAGTAACTATGTTACTGAAGCAGAAGACTCCATAGAAATGTATGA GTGGTATTCTAAGCACATGACTCGGAGTCAAGCTGAGCAACTGCTAAAGCAAGAG gGGAAAGAAGGAGGTTTCATTGTCAGAGACTCCAGCAAAGCTGGGAAATATACAGTGTCTGTGTTTGCTAAATCTACAGG GGACACTCAAGGGGTGATCCGCCATTACGTTGTGTGCTCCACACCTCAGAGCCAGTATTACCTGGCTGAGAAGCACCTTTTCAGCACCATCCCTGAGCTCATTAACTACCATCAGCACAACTCTGCAG GACTCATATCCAGGCTCAAATATCCAGTGTCTCAACAAAACAAGAATGCACCTTCCACTGCAGGCCTGGGCTATG GATCATGGGAAATTGATCCAAAGGACCTGACCTTCTTGAAGGAGCTGGGGACTGGGCAGTTTGGAGTAGTGAAGTACGGGAAATGGAGAGGCCAGTATGATGTGGCCATCAAGATGATCAAAGAAGGCTCCATGTCTGAAGACGAATTCATTGAAGAAGCTAAAGTCATGAT GAATCTTTCCCATGAGAAGCTGGTGCAGTTGTATGGCGTCTGCACCAAACAGCGCCCCATCTTCATCATCACCGAGTACATGGCCAATGGCTGCCTCCTGAACTACCTGAGGGAGATGCGCCACCGCTTTCAGACTCAGCAGCTGCTGGAGATGTGCAAGGATGTCTGTGAAGCCATGGAATACCTGGAGTCAAAGCAGTTCCTTCACCGAGACCTG GCGGCTCGAAACTGTTTGGTAAATGATCAAGGAGTTGTTAAAGTGTCTGACTTTGGCCTGTCCAG GTACGTCCTGGATGACGAATACACAAGCTCAGTAGGCTCCAAGTTTCCGGTCAGGTGGTCTCCCCCAGAAGTCCTTATGTATAGCAAGTTCAGCAGCAAGTCTGACATTTGGGCTTTTG GTGTTTTGATGTGGGAAATTTACTCCCTGGGGAAGATGCCATATGAAAGATTTACTAACAGCGAGACCGCTGAGCACATTGCTCAAGGCCTACGTCTCTACAGGCCTCATCTGGCTTCAGAGAGAGTATATACCATCATGTACAGTTGCTGGCACGAG aaAGCAGATGAACGTCCCACTTTCAAAATTCTTCTGAGCAACATTCTAGATGTCATGGATGAAGAATCCTGA